From a single Thalassospira sp. ER-Se-21-Dark genomic region:
- a CDS encoding L-threonylcarbamoyladenylate synthase translates to MSPALTIRPYSEGALSQAAAKLRAGELVAFPTETVYGLGADATNADAVAGIYAAKKRPSFNPLISHFPDRDAAAKHAVFDARADKLAAAFWPGALTLVLPRQADSDVCDLVTAGLPSIAVRVPAHPMARELLRAVGRPVAAPSANRSGKISPTTAAHVAQSLGNAIGMILDGGPCGVGLESTVIDLTTDRVVMLRPGGVTADQVSELLGTDVVMAESDDTAPKSPGMMTSHYAPGLPVRLEATTADPAKYGHEVLLGFGDCNTKGFDAVLWLSKSGNDIEAAANLFAKLHEADQSHFAGIAIAPIPDKGLGIAINDRLKRASAPRAPHDAK, encoded by the coding sequence ATGTCGCCAGCCCTTACCATTCGACCCTATTCCGAAGGTGCCCTTAGTCAGGCAGCAGCGAAGCTGCGCGCCGGTGAGCTGGTGGCCTTTCCGACCGAGACGGTCTACGGGCTTGGGGCGGATGCAACCAATGCCGATGCGGTGGCGGGGATTTATGCCGCCAAGAAACGGCCGAGCTTCAATCCGCTGATCAGCCATTTTCCCGACCGCGATGCGGCGGCCAAGCATGCGGTGTTTGATGCGCGGGCCGATAAGCTGGCCGCGGCATTTTGGCCGGGTGCCCTGACACTTGTGTTGCCGCGCCAAGCCGATAGTGATGTTTGTGATCTGGTCACAGCAGGCCTTCCCAGCATTGCCGTGCGGGTTCCGGCCCATCCGATGGCGCGTGAATTGTTGCGCGCGGTGGGCCGCCCGGTCGCCGCCCCGTCCGCCAACCGATCAGGCAAGATCAGCCCGACCACGGCCGCCCACGTTGCGCAATCGCTGGGTAATGCGATTGGCATGATCCTCGATGGTGGGCCGTGTGGTGTCGGGCTTGAAAGTACGGTGATTGACCTGACCACGGATCGGGTGGTGATGCTGCGCCCCGGTGGCGTGACAGCCGATCAGGTATCAGAACTGCTGGGTACGGATGTTGTCATGGCGGAAAGCGATGATACCGCGCCCAAAAGCCCCGGCATGATGACCAGCCATTATGCGCCGGGCCTTCCCGTGCGGCTTGAGGCCACCACCGCCGATCCGGCGAAATATGGCCATGAGGTCCTGCTCGGCTTTGGCGATTGCAATACCAAGGGGTTTGATGCGGTGCTTTGGCTCTCGAAATCGGGGAATGATATCGAGGCCGCCGCCAATCTGTTTGCCAAGCTGCATGAAGCCGATCAGAGCCACTTTGCCGGGATTGCGATTGCACCAATCCCCGATAAGGGACTAGGCATTGCGATCAATGACCGCCTGAAACGCGCGAGCGCCCCGCGCGCGCCGCATGATGCCAAGTAA
- the cysQ gene encoding 3'(2'),5'-bisphosphate nucleotidase CysQ, with product MTVALPANADALENGLIEIARKAGAAMMEIYQTDFEVRSKDDASPVTEADEAAEAVILPGLRALTPDIKIVSEESAAKGDVPDVNAQTDFFWLVDPLDGTKEFIKRNGEFTVNVALIAKGKPVLGVVYAPAIDKLYYGGPDGAKLIEGDVAPKTTAISVREMPQDGVVVVGSRSHGDPEAMKAFLGDLAVKELRPAGSSLKLCLVAAGEADLYPRLGPTMEWDIGAGHAVLLAAGGVVENMDGSGFVYGKADFRNPFFIARSPSVPVKYEN from the coding sequence ATGACCGTTGCCCTGCCCGCCAATGCCGATGCCCTTGAAAACGGACTGATTGAAATTGCCCGCAAGGCAGGCGCTGCGATGATGGAAATCTATCAGACCGATTTCGAAGTCCGTTCCAAGGATGACGCCAGCCCCGTGACCGAGGCCGATGAAGCGGCAGAGGCCGTGATCCTGCCCGGGCTTCGCGCACTCACCCCCGATATCAAAATCGTGTCCGAGGAAAGTGCCGCCAAGGGCGATGTGCCCGATGTGAACGCGCAGACCGATTTCTTCTGGCTGGTTGATCCGCTTGATGGCACCAAGGAATTCATCAAACGCAATGGCGAGTTCACCGTCAATGTGGCCCTGATTGCCAAAGGAAAGCCGGTTCTGGGCGTGGTTTATGCCCCGGCAATCGACAAGCTTTATTACGGTGGCCCGGATGGCGCGAAACTGATCGAAGGCGACGTTGCCCCCAAAACCACCGCGATTTCGGTGCGCGAGATGCCCCAAGACGGCGTTGTCGTTGTCGGATCGCGATCACACGGCGATCCCGAGGCGATGAAGGCGTTTCTGGGTGACCTTGCGGTCAAGGAACTGCGCCCGGCGGGAAGTTCATTGAAGCTTTGTCTGGTTGCGGCCGGTGAAGCCGATCTTTATCCCCGCCTCGGTCCAACCATGGAATGGGATATCGGGGCCGGTCATGCGGTTCTGCTTGCTGCCGGCGGTGTGGTTGAAAATATGGACGGATCGGGATTCGTTTATGGCAAGGCCGATTTCCGCAACCCGTTCTTCATCGCGCGCAGCCCGTCCGTTCCGGTCAAGTACGAGAACTGA
- a CDS encoding DUF2750 domain-containing protein: protein MASSTQIDTRYADFIHEVAEWEGVWALYHNGWLLQTTATGEKYCPIFATREEAQSFAASIQSDHVPSAITLVELTESVMMQWRAEEVMAGICPTPAKPAIVVTLDQLSDDIMAALKDVMDERFGTQS from the coding sequence ATGGCAAGCAGCACACAGATTGACACGCGCTACGCCGACTTCATTCACGAAGTCGCCGAATGGGAAGGCGTCTGGGCGCTTTATCATAATGGCTGGTTGCTGCAAACAACCGCGACCGGCGAGAAATACTGCCCGATCTTTGCCACCCGCGAAGAGGCACAAAGCTTTGCCGCCAGCATCCAGAGCGACCATGTGCCAAGTGCGATCACGCTGGTTGAACTGACCGAAAGCGTGATGATGCAATGGCGCGCCGAAGAGGTCATGGCCGGCATCTGCCCGACCCCGGCCAAACCCGCCATCGTCGTCACCCTTGATCAGCTAAGCGATGATATCATGGCCGCACTCAAGGACGTCATGGACGAACGGTTTGGCACGCAAAGCTGA